GGAGCGCGTGCGGGGGATACTGACGATGCTCGAAGAGGAGCAGTTCGTCAAGGGGATCCTCCATACGGATGAGGGCGGTGATCTTACTGTCACAATCGGGCAGGAAAACGAAGTCAAGGGTCTTGAGGACGTTTCCGTTATCCGCGCAACGTATCGTCTCGACGGAGAGCTTTTGGGAACGATTGCCGTCTTGGGACCGACCCGCATGGAATACGGTCGGGCGATGTCGCTCATCGAGTATCTCCACACAAGCCTGCGAGCCATCGTAGGGAGATACAGCTTGTAGCGAAGTATATAGAAGAGGTGAATATATTGCCGGCATTTATGAAGGATGAACTCAAGAAAAAAGATGAAGAAACGCTGGAGCGTATGCAGCGTGAAATCGATGAGGCTCGTGACACGGGTGAAATCGAGGATACGACGGCTGACGCGCCTGCAGCGGAGGAAGGCGGAGAGCAAGCCGCTTCCGCCGACGCGGAGAAGATCGCCGCTCTTGAGGCAAGCCTTAAAGAAAAGGAAGATCGTGTCCTTCGGCTGCAGGCCGACTTCGATAATTTCCGCCGCCGTACGCGGCAGGAGAAGGAAGAGCTCTCCGACCTCATCACGCAGAATATCCTTACGGGGCTGCTGCCGCTCTTGGATAATTTTGAGCGTGCTCTGGTTGCGGAAGCGACGGATGCGGAGATACTTCGCACAGGCGTGGATATGATTTACAAGCAGCTTGTGGAGACGCTGGAGAAGGACGGTCTCGCCGTCATCCAGACGGAAGGACAGATGTTTGATCCGAACTTCCATCAGGCGGTCATGCGCGTCGAAGATCCCGAGAAGGAGGACGGCTCCATCGAGTCCGAGCTTCAAAAGGGATACACCGTCAAGGGCAAGGTCGTAAGACCGAGCATGGTACAAGTCGTAGGAAATTAACATAGAAAATTAACTCATTAGGAGGAATATAAAATGTCTAAGGTAATCGGTATTGATCTGGGTACAACAAACTCGGTCGTCTCCGTCATGGAAGGCGGCGAGCCGACCGTTATCACAAA
This portion of the Selenomonas sp. TAMA-11512 genome encodes:
- the grpE gene encoding nucleotide exchange factor GrpE, encoding MPAFMKDELKKKDEETLERMQREIDEARDTGEIEDTTADAPAAEEGGEQAASADAEKIAALEASLKEKEDRVLRLQADFDNFRRRTRQEKEELSDLITQNILTGLLPLLDNFERALVAEATDAEILRTGVDMIYKQLVETLEKDGLAVIQTEGQMFDPNFHQAVMRVEDPEKEDGSIESELQKGYTVKGKVVRPSMVQVVGN